In the genome of Deltaproteobacteria bacterium, one region contains:
- a CDS encoding ATP-binding protein translates to MIARQLEQWLHQVSEKPQIIHISGLRQTGKTTLMELFLKKYPHAVYYPLYDLVQLRKYDRHPEQWVLEIEEKLKKSSLPLPVFIDEIQKIPDLFQALQGLYQSHKGKIKFWIWGSSARPLKRQKAETLAGRILAKTLWPLSWQEITDNESAIPFIFDSKNLQKKLNFEKPRHYSSTLSRALTQTLLPEAYLMDTQADAMELLQSYQATYLENEIRRENLVTDIGLFEQFLNLAAHENSQIINHNAKASVLGISPHTVKNYYGILEDTFVCRLLPTYSKSFRVQVSKSPKVYFTDTGLASFIAGYRQEEPPQSNRFGQVFESFVLGEFFKQIEYHSLPWKLSYFRTKTGFEVDLIVTNASEKIAIEIKTTSKINSNDCKGLRQLMEMDSSIRYGILITQQAAPFEIEKNIYNFPAWNL, encoded by the coding sequence ATGATTGCAAGACAATTAGAACAGTGGCTCCATCAAGTTTCAGAAAAACCCCAGATTATTCACATCAGCGGGCTCCGACAAACCGGCAAAACCACACTGATGGAACTGTTTCTAAAGAAATATCCCCATGCGGTCTACTACCCGCTGTACGATTTGGTACAACTCCGAAAATACGACCGCCACCCTGAACAATGGGTGTTGGAAATCGAAGAAAAACTTAAAAAAAGCAGCCTCCCCTTACCTGTATTTATTGATGAGATTCAAAAAATTCCAGACCTGTTCCAGGCCTTGCAGGGCCTGTATCAAAGCCACAAGGGAAAGATAAAATTCTGGATCTGGGGTTCCTCGGCACGACCCCTCAAACGTCAGAAAGCCGAAACTTTGGCTGGAAGAATTTTAGCCAAAACACTCTGGCCGCTTTCCTGGCAAGAGATCACAGACAACGAAAGTGCCATCCCTTTTATTTTCGATTCAAAAAATCTGCAAAAAAAACTTAATTTTGAAAAACCACGCCATTATTCTTCAACGCTCTCAAGGGCTTTGACCCAAACCTTGCTTCCCGAAGCCTATCTGATGGACACCCAAGCAGATGCGATGGAACTGCTTCAATCTTACCAGGCCACTTATCTTGAAAACGAAATCCGACGAGAAAATTTGGTAACGGATATCGGTTTATTTGAACAATTTCTTAACTTGGCAGCCCACGAGAATAGCCAAATTATCAACCACAATGCCAAAGCTTCCGTGTTGGGCATTAGCCCCCACACCGTCAAAAATTATTACGGTATTTTAGAAGACACCTTTGTGTGTCGCTTACTTCCCACTTACAGCAAATCGTTTCGTGTTCAGGTCAGCAAAAGTCCCAAGGTTTATTTTACTGATACAGGCTTGGCTTCATTTATTGCAGGCTACAGACAAGAAGAACCTCCCCAAAGCAATCGTTTTGGGCAAGTGTTTGAAAGCTTTGTGTTGGGCGAATTTTTTAAACAAATTGAATATCATTCTCTTCCTTGGAAACTCTCCTATTTTCGTACTAAAACCGGGTTTGAGGTCGATTTGATAGTCACGAATGCCTCCGAAAAAATTGCCATCGAAATAAAAACCACCTCTAAAATCAATTCAAACGATTGCAAAGGATTACGACAACTCATGGAGATGGATTCCAGCATTCGTTATGGAATTTTAATCACCCAACAAGCGGCCCCCTTTGAAATTGAAAAAAACATCTATAATTTTCCGGCTTGGAATCTCTGA